The Streptococcus oralis genome segment AAACTGACAGTAATTAAGAAGCTATTCCACAAGATGTGGAGCGCTATTGACCAATAAACTGAACGAGTATAACGAAAGAACATACAGAGTAGCAGACCTGCTCCAGCATAAATGATGAAGTCTGTTAACACCCATCCATATTGCAAAACATGAATAAGACTAAAGAGAGTGGAGGAAGCGATAACATCTATATAGTACTTTTTCAATTTAGATAGTGCTGTCATCAGAAGCCCACGAAAGACCAATTCTTCAACTATCGGAGCAATGAGACTGCCATAGAGAATGCGCGTTACAAAGTAACTAATTCCTGTCAAATTAGCTGCTTCTTTCACAATTGCACTCCCATTTTGCGTGCTGGGAAAGATCCGAGTCGTTATATTTACCCACAAAAACATCAATATAAAGGAAAGAAAG includes the following:
- a CDS encoding CPBP family intramembrane glutamic endopeptidase — protein: MKGKETKFYLGTILVLMSYYLIFNLVVRLEFMDQLSDFGFYGIQILLIVIEGIAATVVLVKSQRWKEYGRFQFRWSYLGIFFLSFILMFLWVNITTRIFPSTQNGSAIVKEAANLTGISYFVTRILYGSLIAPIVEELVFRGLLMTALSKLKKYYIDVIASSTLFSLIHVLQYGWVLTDFIIYAGAGLLLCMFFRYTRSVYWSIALHILWNSFLITVSLLVFGY